A region of the Qingrenia yutianensis genome:
TTCAATATGGGGTCTATGAGGTTTGTTAAGCGTATGTATCGCTGAATTTGCCTACCGCTTTCGCCCGTGTCTTGTCCTAAAATATCTGCACTCTCTAAATTCCCGACAATTTGTCGGGGATTTTCTTTTGACGGTCTGCCTGCCTTTCTTTTCATAGCTTCCAGCCTCATTTGATAGGCAAATGCTTTCTCACTCGGCAAGATATGTTCTCGTTGCAAATTACTGTCTACAAGCAAAATTGTAGCAGTATCATCATCAAGATTTTTTACCACAACAGGAATATCGGTTATTCCTGCAAGCTCACACGCTTTCACTCTGCGATGTCCCGAAAGTATTTCATAACCGCCGTCCTTGTGCGGTCTTGCGATTACAGGTGTGAGTACGCCGCATTGTTTGATGCTTTCCACAAGTGCGTCCATATCTTCATCAAGCTTCACCTTAAACGGCTGCTCCGTAAACGGTTTTAACTCGGATATGGGAACAGGCTTTATTTCTTCGGTGTTCCGCTGTTCCTCGCTCTGAAAAATACTATCGTATGATTTCAGACTTATGTTTAGTCCGTTGCTCATTGTCCATAACCTCCTTTGTTAGATTTCTGTACGCATCGGCAACTTTACCGTTTTTGTCGTAGCTGTAAA
Encoded here:
- a CDS encoding ParB/RepB/Spo0J family partition protein, whose protein sequence is MSNGLNISLKSYDSIFQSEEQRNTEEIKPVPISELKPFTEQPFKVKLDEDMDALVESIKQCGVLTPVIARPHKDGGYEILSGHRRVKACELAGITDIPVVVKNLDDDTATILLVDSNLQREHILPSEKAFAYQMRLEAMKRKAGRPSKENPRQIVGNLESADILGQDTGESGRQIQRYIRLTNLIDPILNMVDNNQIAMNAAVEISYLGSKEQAAVMQSIEKEETSPSIAQARKMRKFHQDGNLSNAVIDSIMMEQKPETVKITLGEDKLKKYFPKSYSKAKMEEIILKLLDKWRRQRENEMER